CAACCAATGCACGAACTAACTGGTTTTCAGCGGGATCTGTTATATTGTGTCGCCGCACTCAACGAGCCATCTGGCTTGGAAATAGGTTCTGAGCTGTCAGAGTATTCTTCAACTGAGGTGAATCATGGACGCCTTTACCCCAATCTTAACGACCTCATTGAGGAGGGGCTGCTCAGCAAGGAGGAAAAAGACGGTCGGACGAATCTGTATGAACTCACGCCACTGGGAATAGAACTCATCGAAGAGCGTCAACAGTGGGAAGCCGACAAACTCCGAGAGGCTGGGATCGATCTCGACTGACTCTGGTGTTGTTCGAGTTTTGAACAAGGCGGTTACGTGACTCAATGCTCTACTAAGAGGATGCGTTTAGCGCGACGATTTCGATTGTTTT
This genomic stretch from Halorubrum lacusprofundi ATCC 49239 harbors:
- a CDS encoding helix-turn-helix transcriptional regulator, with the translated sequence MHELTGFQRDLLYCVAALNEPSGLEIGSELSEYSSTEVNHGRLYPNLNDLIEEGLLSKEEKDGRTNLYELTPLGIELIEERQQWEADKLREAGIDLD